One genomic region from Ornithinimicrobium flavum encodes:
- a CDS encoding methylated-DNA--[protein]-cysteine S-methyltransferase, translating into MTSVPPHLRVDSPMGLLRLTTDGEHLTGVWFEDHRHGPGDVGPAAGPGQVPAVLESAAHQLGEYFAGERTVFELPVATRGTAFQERVWAALRTIPYGRTWSYRQLADAVGSPGAARAVGLANGRNPVSIVVPCHRVVGADGSITGYGGGVARKQLLLDLEAGADARQLF; encoded by the coding sequence ATGACCTCCGTCCCTCCCCACCTGCGCGTTGACAGCCCCATGGGGCTGCTGCGCCTGACCACCGACGGCGAGCACCTCACGGGCGTCTGGTTCGAGGACCACCGGCACGGTCCGGGCGACGTCGGGCCGGCCGCCGGTCCAGGGCAGGTCCCGGCCGTGCTGGAGTCGGCGGCGCACCAGCTGGGTGAGTACTTCGCGGGCGAGCGCACCGTCTTCGAGCTGCCGGTGGCGACCCGGGGCACCGCCTTCCAGGAGCGGGTCTGGGCGGCGCTGCGGACGATCCCGTACGGGCGCACCTGGTCCTACCGCCAGCTCGCCGACGCCGTGGGGAGCCCCGGCGCGGCCCGGGCGGTGGGGCTGGCCAACGGCCGCAACCCCGTGTCGATCGTCGTGCCGTGCCACCGGGTGGTGGGGGCTGACGGGTCGATCACCGGCTACGGCGGAGGAGTCGCCCGCAAGCAGCTGCTGCTCGACCTGGAGGCCGGTGCCGACGCCCGTCAGCTCTTCTGA
- the lysS gene encoding lysine--tRNA ligase codes for MKVRRAKRQAMLDAGVEPYPVEVPVTHGLAEVRERWGHLETGEETQDVVAVAGRLVFVRNTGKLCFATLQAGDGTRLQAMLSLAEVGEESLARWKAWVDLGDHVLVRGRVVSSRRGELSVMAQEWTMAAKALRPLPVLHKELSEEQRVRQRYVDLIVREEARQMVRDRAAATRAVRRVLEDDGFVEVETPTLQLVHGGANARPFRTHLNAFDLPMTMRIALELHLKRAVVGGIERVYEIGRIFRNEGIDSTHSPEFTMLEAYQAYGDQRTVADLTRRLILAAADAVGRGRQVATPSGTVDLDAEWAWLSFYDGLSRAMGKEVSLETSRADLIAMAQAHDVPVKDGWGADRIALEIFGDVVEPTLVQPTFVCDYPALAQPLARPHRTVPGLIEAWDLIIAGVERATGFTELVDPEVQRARLTEQSLLAAGGDVEAMQLDEDFLRALEYASPPMGGLGMGLDRVLMLLTGSGIRETILFPFLKPEA; via the coding sequence ATGAAGGTCCGGCGCGCCAAGCGGCAGGCGATGCTGGACGCCGGGGTGGAGCCCTACCCGGTCGAGGTGCCGGTCACCCACGGCCTGGCCGAGGTGCGCGAGCGCTGGGGTCACCTCGAGACCGGGGAGGAGACCCAGGACGTCGTCGCCGTCGCCGGGCGGCTGGTCTTCGTGCGCAACACCGGCAAGCTCTGCTTCGCGACGCTCCAGGCCGGGGACGGCACCCGGCTGCAGGCGATGCTCTCCCTGGCCGAGGTCGGGGAGGAGTCCCTGGCCCGGTGGAAGGCCTGGGTGGACCTGGGCGACCACGTCCTCGTGCGCGGCCGGGTCGTCTCCTCGCGCCGCGGCGAGCTCTCCGTCATGGCGCAGGAGTGGACCATGGCGGCCAAGGCGCTGCGACCGCTGCCCGTCCTGCACAAGGAGCTCTCCGAGGAGCAGCGGGTCCGGCAGCGCTACGTCGACCTCATCGTCCGCGAGGAGGCCCGGCAGATGGTGCGCGACCGGGCCGCCGCCACCCGGGCGGTGCGCCGGGTGCTCGAGGACGACGGCTTCGTCGAGGTGGAGACCCCCACCCTGCAGCTGGTCCACGGTGGCGCCAACGCCCGTCCCTTCCGCACCCATCTCAACGCCTTCGACCTGCCCATGACCATGCGGATCGCCCTCGAGCTGCATCTCAAGCGGGCCGTCGTCGGCGGGATCGAGAGGGTCTACGAGATCGGGCGGATCTTTCGCAACGAGGGCATCGACTCGACCCATTCCCCGGAATTCACCATGCTCGAGGCCTACCAGGCCTACGGGGACCAGCGCACCGTCGCCGATCTGACCCGCCGTCTCATTCTCGCTGCGGCTGACGCCGTCGGCCGGGGGCGCCAGGTCGCGACCCCTTCCGGGACGGTCGACCTGGACGCGGAGTGGGCCTGGCTGTCGTTCTACGACGGCCTTTCCCGGGCGATGGGGAAAGAGGTCTCGCTGGAGACGTCCCGCGCCGACCTCATCGCCATGGCGCAGGCGCACGACGTGCCGGTCAAGGACGGATGGGGTGCGGACAGGATCGCCCTGGAGATCTTCGGTGACGTCGTGGAGCCGACCCTGGTCCAGCCCACCTTCGTCTGCGACTACCCCGCCCTCGCCCAGCCCCTGGCGCGGCCCCACCGGACCGTCCCGGGTCTCATCGAGGCCTGGGACCTCATCATCGCCGGGGTGGAGCGGGCCACGGGCTTCACCGAGCTCGTCGACCCCGAGGTCCAGCGGGCCAGGCTCACCGAGCAGTCCCTGCTGGCGGCCGGCGGGGACGTCGAGGCGATGCAGCTGGACGAGGACTTCCTGCGGGCCCTCGAGTACGCCTCGCCGCCCATGGGTGGCCTCGGCATGGGGCTGGACCGCGTGCTCATGCTGCTGACCGGCTCAGGGATCCGTGAGACCATTCTGTTTCCCTTCCTCAAGCCGGAGGCGTGA
- a CDS encoding histone-like nucleoid-structuring protein Lsr2, with amino-acid sequence MAQRVQVILVDDVNGGEASETVEFALDGVSYEIDLNDENAAKLREDLAPWIGQARRSGGRRSSRRRTSGSASGSARGEDLTKIREWGRENGYKVSSRGRVSQELQDAYAAAH; translated from the coding sequence ATGGCACAGCGCGTGCAGGTCATTCTGGTGGATGACGTGAACGGTGGTGAAGCGTCCGAGACGGTCGAGTTCGCCCTGGACGGCGTCAGCTACGAGATCGACCTCAACGACGAGAACGCCGCCAAGCTGCGTGAGGACCTGGCTCCCTGGATCGGCCAGGCCCGCCGGTCCGGCGGCCGTCGTTCGTCGCGTCGCCGCACCTCCGGCTCGGCGTCGGGCTCCGCCCGCGGCGAGGACCTGACCAAGATCCGCGAGTGGGGCCGGGAGAACGGCTACAAAGTGAGCTCGCGCGGACGCGTCTCGCAGGAGCTGCAGGACGCCTACGCCGCCGCGCACTGA
- a CDS encoding DNA ligase, producing MRPMLATPGDPSVGPPSGEGWVHEIKWDGVRLLADVRDGRLRLLTRGQRDVAVAFPELAGLADLAPDLLLDGEAVALLDGRPSFSHVVDRVHLTTEAAARRVAAARPVTYLVFDLLRLDGLDLTPLPWSARRGALEDLVQDLPHTQLSPVFEDGAQLLAVTHEQGLEGVLSKRRSAPYLPGERSPHWLKFPHRDRMSVVVGGWRPQTGTASRLGAVHVGVPVDDGHGRPRRDAAGHLRLAYLGRVGSGLAGRAGATLLERLAALPGTTYPFVDPIPHAEARGSVWVAPEVVIDVASASGTHPGGQQAAAAFLPGDPGRPGRGRPAGGAVSSQSVRVAGRTLRVSNLDKVLYPSTRTKGEVITYYVTHAEQILPELQGRPVTRIRWPEGVEKGHFFEKNLPSGAPDWLPRVTVPTPAPRADGTR from the coding sequence ATGCGCCCCATGCTCGCCACTCCCGGCGACCCGAGCGTGGGTCCACCCTCTGGTGAGGGGTGGGTGCACGAGATCAAGTGGGACGGCGTGCGGCTGCTCGCGGACGTGCGGGACGGCCGGCTGCGGCTGCTCACGCGCGGGCAGCGGGACGTGGCCGTGGCCTTCCCCGAGCTCGCCGGCCTGGCCGACCTCGCCCCCGACCTGCTCCTGGACGGGGAGGCGGTGGCCCTGCTGGACGGTCGCCCGTCCTTCTCGCACGTCGTGGACCGGGTGCACCTCACCACCGAGGCGGCGGCCCGCCGGGTGGCAGCCGCCCGCCCGGTCACGTACCTGGTCTTCGACCTCCTGCGGCTGGACGGTCTCGACCTCACCCCGCTCCCGTGGAGCGCTCGTCGCGGCGCGCTGGAGGACCTGGTCCAGGACCTGCCCCACACCCAGCTCTCCCCGGTGTTCGAGGACGGGGCCCAGCTGCTCGCCGTGACCCACGAGCAGGGCCTGGAGGGGGTGCTGAGCAAGCGGCGGTCGGCGCCCTACCTCCCGGGCGAGCGCAGCCCCCACTGGCTGAAGTTCCCCCACCGGGACCGGATGAGCGTCGTGGTCGGAGGCTGGAGGCCGCAGACGGGCACGGCCTCCCGGCTCGGGGCCGTGCACGTCGGCGTGCCGGTCGACGACGGCCACGGTCGACCGCGGAGGGACGCAGCGGGGCACCTGCGCCTGGCGTACCTCGGCCGGGTGGGCAGCGGGCTGGCCGGGCGCGCCGGGGCCACCCTGCTCGAGCGGCTGGCCGCGCTGCCGGGCACCACATACCCGTTCGTCGACCCCATCCCCCATGCCGAGGCCAGGGGCTCGGTCTGGGTGGCGCCGGAGGTCGTCATCGACGTGGCCTCCGCCTCTGGGACTCACCCCGGGGGACAGCAGGCTGCGGCAGCCTTCCTACCAGGGGACCCGGGCCGACCTGGCCGCGGCCGACCTGCTGGAGGCGCAGTGAGCAGCCAGAGCGTCCGAGTGGCAGGACGCACCCTGCGGGTGAGCAACCTGGACAAGGTGCTCTACCCGTCCACCCGCACAAAGGGTGAGGTGATCACCTACTACGTCACCCATGCCGAGCAGATCCTCCCCGAGCTGCAGGGGCGGCCGGTGACCAGGATCCGGTGGCCCGAGGGGGTCGAGAAGGGGCACTTCTTCGAGAAGAACCTGCCCTCTGGCGCACCCGACTGGCTGCCGCGGGTGACGGTGCCCACCCCGGCTCCTCGCGCGGACGGGACACGCTGA
- a CDS encoding Ku protein, with the protein MRAIWKGAVSFGLVNVPVRLYSATENHDLSFHQVRRSDGSRIRYKRVAQADGEEVEYKDIAKAYQTEDGKTVILTDEDLASLPSRSSKEITVEKFVPIDQIDPILYDKAYYIEPDAMGAKAYGLLREALRESERVAVVTVSVRTRMTMAVLRVLGDAIVLQTLLWPDEVRDAGRLDHLDEVSEPKQAEVGMARMLVESMAGDFEPEGHVDDYKEAVEALVASKIEGGDVTESPDAVDDDADSGEVVDLLAALQRSVERAKQGRGGGTAEEADGRSDDSDDSDDGSEDEAAARKTTATKTTARKTTATKAAAKKTTTKRTTAKKTAANDTAKRTGTGSTTRRSAPKKAG; encoded by the coding sequence GTGAGAGCGATCTGGAAGGGTGCCGTCTCGTTCGGGCTGGTCAATGTGCCCGTGCGGCTCTACTCCGCCACCGAGAACCACGACCTGAGCTTCCACCAGGTCCGGCGTTCGGACGGCAGCCGCATCCGCTACAAGCGGGTCGCGCAGGCTGACGGCGAGGAGGTCGAGTACAAGGACATCGCCAAGGCCTACCAGACCGAGGACGGCAAGACGGTCATCCTCACCGACGAGGACCTGGCGAGCCTGCCCAGCCGCAGCAGCAAGGAGATCACCGTCGAGAAGTTCGTCCCGATCGACCAGATCGACCCGATCCTCTACGACAAGGCCTACTACATCGAGCCCGACGCGATGGGCGCCAAGGCGTACGGCCTGCTGCGGGAGGCCCTGCGGGAGTCCGAGCGGGTCGCGGTGGTCACGGTGTCGGTCCGGACCCGGATGACCATGGCCGTCCTGCGCGTCCTCGGTGACGCGATCGTGCTGCAGACGCTGCTCTGGCCCGACGAGGTGCGCGACGCCGGGCGGCTCGACCACCTCGACGAGGTCAGCGAGCCGAAGCAGGCGGAGGTGGGCATGGCCCGGATGCTTGTGGAGTCGATGGCCGGCGACTTCGAGCCCGAGGGGCACGTCGACGACTACAAGGAGGCCGTCGAGGCGCTGGTCGCGAGCAAGATCGAGGGCGGCGACGTCACCGAGAGCCCGGACGCCGTCGACGACGACGCCGACTCCGGCGAGGTGGTCGACCTGCTGGCCGCCCTGCAGCGCTCGGTCGAGCGGGCCAAGCAGGGCCGCGGCGGCGGCACCGCGGAGGAGGCCGACGGCCGGTCGGACGACTCCGACGACTCCGACGATGGCAGCGAGGACGAGGCCGCCGCCAGGAAGACCACGGCCACGAAGACCACCGCCAGGAAGACCACGGCCACGAAGGCCGCCGCCAAGAAGACCACGACCAAGAGGACCACCGCCAAGAAGACGGCTGCCAATGACACGGCCAAGCGCACCGGGACCGGCAGCACCACCCGGAGGTCGGCCCCCAAAAAGGCGGGCTGA
- a CDS encoding ATP-dependent Clp protease ATP-binding subunit, with the protein MFERFTDRARRVVVLAQEEARMLNHNYIGTEHLLLGLIHEGEGVAAKALESLDISLDAVRQQVQEIIGQGQQSPTGHIPFTPRAKKVLELSLREGLQLGHNYIGTEHLLLGLIREGEGVAAQVLVKLGADLNRVRQQVIQLLSGYQGKETAAAGVGPSGGAEGQQAGSLVLDQFGRNLTQAAREGKLDPVIGREQEIERVMQILSRRTKNNPVLIGEPGVGKTAVVEGLAQAVVRGDVPETLKDKQLYTLDLGALVAGSRYRGDFEERLKKVLKEIRTRGDIILFIDEIHTLVGAGAAEGAIDAASILKPMLARGELQTIGATTLDEYRKHIEKDAALERRFQPIQVAEPTLKHAIEILKGLRDRYEAHHRVTITDQALVAAASMADRYINDRFLPDKAIDLIDEAGARLRIRRMTAPPDLREFDEKIAHARREKESAIDAQDFEKAARLRDEEHKLTQARSEREKEWKNGDMDVVAEVDEELIAEVLAAATGIPVFKLTEEESSRLLHMEDELHKRIIGMDDAITALSQAIRRTRAGLKDPRRPGGSFIFAGPTGVGKTELAKALAEFLFGDEDSLITLDMSEYSEKHTVSRMFGSPPGYVGYEEGGQLTEKVRRKPFSVVLFDEVEKAHPDIFNSLLQILEDGRLTDSQGRVVDFKNTVIIMTTNLGTRDIAKGVSLGFSAGPDTQSSYERMKNKVTDELKQHFRPEFLNRVDDTIVFPQLTQDEIVQIVDLMAARLDERLKDKDMALELTPAAKELLAKRGYDPVLGARPLRRAIQREIEDQLSEKILFGEIGPGQIVVVDVEDPVGEGRSRDKVFTFAGQEKPSAVPDTLPVEEQAG; encoded by the coding sequence ATGTTCGAACGGTTCACCGACCGCGCACGACGGGTGGTGGTGCTCGCGCAGGAGGAGGCGCGGATGCTCAACCACAACTACATCGGCACCGAGCACCTGCTGCTGGGGCTGATCCACGAGGGTGAGGGCGTCGCCGCCAAGGCGCTGGAGTCCCTCGACATCTCGTTGGACGCGGTCCGCCAGCAGGTGCAGGAGATCATCGGCCAGGGGCAGCAGAGCCCGACGGGGCACATCCCGTTCACCCCGCGCGCCAAGAAGGTCCTGGAGCTCTCGCTGCGCGAGGGTCTGCAGCTGGGCCATAACTACATCGGCACCGAGCACCTGCTCCTGGGCCTGATCCGGGAGGGCGAGGGCGTCGCGGCCCAGGTCCTGGTCAAGCTCGGCGCGGACCTCAACCGGGTCCGCCAGCAGGTCATCCAGCTGCTCTCGGGCTACCAGGGCAAGGAGACGGCCGCGGCCGGCGTCGGACCGTCCGGCGGAGCGGAGGGCCAGCAGGCCGGCTCGCTGGTCCTGGACCAGTTCGGCCGCAACCTGACCCAGGCCGCCCGCGAGGGCAAGCTCGACCCGGTCATCGGGCGCGAGCAGGAGATCGAGCGGGTCATGCAGATCCTGTCCCGCCGCACCAAGAACAACCCGGTCCTCATCGGTGAGCCCGGTGTCGGCAAGACGGCGGTCGTCGAGGGTCTGGCCCAGGCGGTCGTGCGCGGTGACGTGCCCGAGACGCTGAAGGACAAGCAGCTCTACACCCTGGACCTCGGCGCGCTCGTCGCGGGCAGCCGCTACCGCGGTGACTTCGAGGAGCGGCTCAAGAAGGTCCTCAAGGAGATCCGCACCCGCGGCGACATCATCCTGTTCATCGACGAGATCCACACCCTCGTCGGTGCCGGTGCGGCCGAGGGCGCCATCGACGCCGCGAGCATCCTGAAGCCGATGCTCGCCCGGGGTGAGCTGCAGACCATCGGCGCCACCACCCTGGACGAGTACCGCAAGCACATCGAGAAGGACGCCGCGCTGGAGCGTCGCTTCCAGCCGATCCAGGTCGCCGAGCCCACGCTCAAGCACGCGATCGAGATCCTCAAGGGCCTGCGCGACCGCTACGAGGCGCACCACCGGGTGACCATCACCGACCAGGCGCTCGTGGCCGCCGCCTCCATGGCCGACCGCTACATCAACGACCGTTTCCTGCCGGACAAGGCGATCGACCTCATCGACGAGGCGGGCGCGCGACTGCGCATCCGCCGCATGACCGCTCCGCCGGACCTGCGCGAGTTCGACGAGAAGATCGCGCACGCCCGTCGGGAGAAGGAGTCCGCGATCGACGCGCAGGACTTCGAGAAGGCCGCGCGGCTGCGGGACGAGGAGCACAAGCTCACCCAGGCGCGCAGCGAGCGGGAGAAGGAGTGGAAGAACGGCGACATGGACGTCGTCGCCGAGGTGGACGAGGAACTGATCGCCGAGGTGCTCGCCGCGGCGACCGGCATCCCGGTCTTCAAGCTGACCGAGGAGGAGTCCAGCCGCCTGCTCCACATGGAGGACGAGCTGCACAAGCGGATCATCGGCATGGACGACGCGATCACCGCGCTGTCCCAGGCCATCCGCCGGACCCGCGCCGGCCTGAAGGACCCCCGCCGCCCGGGAGGCTCCTTCATCTTCGCCGGCCCCACCGGGGTCGGCAAGACCGAGCTCGCCAAGGCCCTGGCCGAGTTCCTCTTCGGGGACGAGGACAGCCTCATCACCCTGGACATGTCCGAGTACTCCGAGAAGCACACGGTCTCCCGGATGTTCGGCTCGCCCCCCGGGTACGTCGGCTACGAGGAGGGCGGGCAGCTCACCGAGAAGGTCCGGCGCAAGCCGTTCTCCGTCGTGCTCTTCGACGAGGTGGAGAAGGCCCACCCCGACATCTTCAACAGCCTGCTGCAGATCCTGGAGGACGGTCGCCTGACCGACAGCCAGGGCCGGGTCGTGGACTTCAAGAACACCGTCATCATCATGACGACCAACCTGGGCACCCGCGACATCGCCAAGGGCGTCTCGCTCGGCTTCTCCGCCGGGCCGGACACCCAGAGCAGCTACGAGCGGATGAAGAACAAGGTCACCGACGAGCTCAAGCAACACTTCCGGCCCGAGTTCCTCAACCGCGTCGACGACACCATCGTCTTCCCGCAGCTGACCCAGGATGAGATCGTGCAGATCGTCGACCTCATGGCGGCGCGGCTCGACGAGCGGCTCAAGGACAAGGACATGGCGCTGGAGCTCACCCCCGCCGCCAAGGAGCTGCTCGCCAAGCGCGGCTACGACCCGGTCCTGGGCGCCCGTCCGCTGCGCCGGGCGATCCAGCGCGAGATCGAGGACCAGCTGTCGGAGAAGATCCTCTTCGGCGAGATCGGCCCTGGTCAGATCGTCGTGGTCGACGTCGAGGACCCGGTCGGCGAGGGCCGCAGCCGCGACAAGGTCTTCACCTTCGCCGGCCAGGAGAAGCCGTCCGCGGTGCCGGACACCCTGCCCGTGGAGGAGCAGGCGGGCTGA
- a CDS encoding lipid II:glycine glycyltransferase FemX, with product MTLREATPTELAAWDDLVWANPGGPDLYQLDSYARFKAPAWRARRLVHEHEGLPPVHALYLVRRLPPFGELWYCPMGPRVPDADHARRCVEDLRTGEVGRPFLVVLEPSVPATGPQDRERLIASIPGMRSVPDLQQGQHTVVVDLRPSEEEILAGFRQRARRHLRKTAEAVVEHRTDAEAFAIMWDLFSHTMERAGVDFRSREYHQGIWRDYIDAGMGHFVLARPRPGGEVEAGAFVVHHRELGYYKDGGSLRTQDSNGLQYRVQWEAMRWCRERGVTDYDMYSTPPSWLADDPGHKAHPLVQFKTAFAPIVDHVGTMQLVLRPRVVRAWDLVGMPVHRRLAERTPAGMFF from the coding sequence GTGACCCTGCGCGAGGCGACCCCGACCGAGCTGGCCGCCTGGGACGACCTCGTCTGGGCCAACCCCGGGGGTCCGGACCTGTACCAGCTGGACAGCTACGCCCGCTTCAAGGCCCCCGCCTGGCGGGCGCGGCGGCTCGTCCACGAGCACGAGGGGCTGCCGCCGGTCCACGCCCTCTACCTCGTGCGGCGCCTCCCACCCTTCGGCGAGCTCTGGTACTGCCCCATGGGTCCCCGGGTCCCGGACGCCGACCACGCCCGGCGCTGCGTGGAGGACCTGCGGACGGGGGAGGTCGGCCGGCCCTTCCTCGTCGTGCTCGAGCCGTCGGTCCCGGCGACCGGTCCGCAGGACCGGGAGCGTCTCATCGCCTCGATCCCGGGTATGCGGTCCGTCCCGGACCTGCAGCAGGGCCAGCACACCGTGGTCGTCGACCTCCGACCCTCCGAGGAGGAGATCCTGGCGGGCTTCCGGCAGCGGGCGCGCCGGCACCTGCGCAAGACGGCCGAGGCGGTCGTGGAGCACCGCACCGACGCCGAGGCCTTCGCGATCATGTGGGACCTGTTCTCGCACACGATGGAGCGGGCGGGGGTCGACTTCCGGAGCCGGGAGTACCACCAGGGCATCTGGCGGGACTACATCGACGCCGGGATGGGGCACTTCGTGCTGGCCCGTCCCCGCCCGGGCGGGGAGGTCGAGGCGGGCGCCTTCGTCGTGCACCACCGGGAGCTGGGCTACTACAAGGACGGGGGGTCCCTGCGCACCCAGGACTCCAACGGGCTGCAGTACCGCGTCCAGTGGGAGGCGATGCGCTGGTGCCGGGAGCGCGGCGTCACCGACTACGACATGTACAGCACGCCGCCCAGCTGGCTCGCGGACGACCCGGGTCACAAGGCGCACCCGCTGGTGCAGTTCAAGACCGCCTTCGCCCCGATCGTGGACCACGTGGGCACGATGCAGCTGGTGCTCAGGCCGCGGGTCGTCCGCGCCTGGGACCTGGTCGGCATGCCGGTCCACCGCCGGCTGGCCGAGCGCACACCGGCCGGGATGTTCTTCTGA
- the hrpB gene encoding ATP-dependent helicase HrpB has product MLPELRSGLSSRGAVVVQARPGAGKTTLVPPAVAGSLAARGPGPRRVVVTGPRRVLVQAAARRLAALTGTEVGGLVGSTVRGDSRVGPATVVEFVTAGVLLRRLLRDPELAGTGAVVLDEVHERGLDTDLLVGMLAEVRMLRPDLLLVAMSATLDVPALASALGDADAPAPVLDHSSAQHRLDVVWAPPGGPRTDARGVTDALLDHVARTTAEHHTRALAVDPDVDALVFLPGVREVDGVVDRLTRLVPGRRVLALHGRLGPGEQDLAVGGREPGGAPRVVVSTALAESSLTVPGVRLVVDAGLSREPRQDLRRDMSGLVTVQASRAAMTQRAGRAARLGPGTVVRCLDETTFALAPEHATPEIATADLAGALLTLAAWGSPRGEGMPLLTAPPAGAVQAGEDRLRELGLVGPDGRVTDLGARAADVPADPREARALLVGTPVVGARAAAEVVAALAGDHRRPDADLGALVAALRSGHAPGVARWRAEVARLERLARRSVPAGDPPRGVVPDGEVVGLVTALAHPSRVARRSGGTWLLASGTRAALAAGSPVASSEWVAVADVTRSGGRDAAGTGAVIRLAAPLGPASLELAAGPLLGREVRVSLRGGRVTAREVESVGAIEVTSTPVRPTPEDGARAVAAALARDGVGLLTWSATATGLRRRLALLHRTLGAPWPDVSDEALAARAEEWLGPELRRLAAGTPVDRLELAEPLRRLLPWPEAARLDELVPERLPVPSGSRVALDYPPHDDRDARPVLAVKLQECFGLAETPTLVDGRVPVLLHLLSPARRPLAVTDDLRSFWSGPYAQVRAEMRGRYPRHPWPEDPWTAPATARTSRRR; this is encoded by the coding sequence GTGCTGCCGGAGCTGCGGTCAGGGCTGTCGAGCCGCGGGGCCGTGGTCGTGCAGGCGCGTCCCGGCGCGGGCAAGACCACGCTCGTGCCGCCGGCGGTGGCAGGCTCCCTGGCCGCGCGGGGACCGGGCCCGCGTCGGGTCGTGGTGACGGGGCCCCGGCGCGTCCTGGTGCAGGCGGCCGCGCGCCGCCTGGCCGCCCTCACCGGCACCGAGGTGGGCGGGCTGGTGGGCAGCACCGTCCGGGGCGACTCACGGGTGGGGCCGGCCACGGTCGTGGAGTTCGTCACGGCAGGGGTCCTCCTCCGGCGCCTGCTGCGCGACCCCGAGCTCGCCGGGACCGGAGCGGTCGTCCTGGACGAGGTGCACGAGCGCGGCCTGGACACCGACCTGCTCGTGGGGATGCTCGCGGAGGTCAGGATGCTGCGGCCGGACCTGCTGCTCGTCGCGATGTCGGCGACCCTCGACGTGCCGGCTCTGGCGAGCGCCCTGGGCGACGCGGACGCTCCGGCGCCGGTGCTGGACCACAGCTCCGCCCAGCACCGGCTCGACGTCGTCTGGGCCCCGCCGGGCGGTCCGCGCACCGACGCCAGGGGCGTCACCGACGCCCTGCTGGACCACGTGGCGCGCACCACGGCCGAGCACCATACGAGGGCCCTCGCCGTCGACCCCGACGTTGACGCCCTGGTCTTCCTCCCCGGGGTCCGCGAGGTGGACGGGGTGGTCGACCGCCTGACCCGGCTCGTCCCGGGCCGGAGGGTGCTCGCGCTGCACGGTCGCCTCGGGCCGGGGGAGCAGGACCTCGCCGTCGGCGGCCGCGAGCCCGGCGGCGCCCCGCGGGTGGTGGTGTCGACGGCGCTGGCAGAGTCCTCGCTGACGGTGCCCGGCGTCCGCCTCGTCGTCGACGCCGGACTGTCCCGCGAGCCGCGGCAGGACCTGCGTCGGGACATGAGCGGGCTGGTCACCGTCCAGGCGTCCCGGGCGGCGATGACCCAGCGGGCCGGACGGGCGGCCCGGCTGGGCCCCGGCACCGTCGTGCGCTGCCTCGACGAGACCACCTTCGCCCTCGCGCCCGAGCACGCCACCCCCGAGATCGCCACCGCAGACCTCGCGGGAGCCCTGCTCACCCTGGCGGCGTGGGGCTCACCCCGGGGCGAGGGTATGCCGTTGCTCACCGCGCCCCCGGCGGGCGCCGTGCAGGCCGGCGAGGACCGGCTGCGCGAGCTCGGCCTGGTCGGACCGGACGGCCGGGTCACCGACCTGGGCGCGAGGGCGGCGGACGTGCCGGCGGACCCCCGGGAGGCCCGCGCCCTGCTCGTCGGGACCCCCGTGGTCGGCGCGCGGGCGGCCGCCGAGGTCGTCGCCGCGCTGGCCGGCGACCACCGTCGCCCCGACGCGGACCTGGGGGCGCTCGTCGCGGCCCTGCGCTCGGGGCACGCACCCGGTGTGGCGCGGTGGCGTGCGGAGGTGGCCCGGCTGGAACGCCTGGCCCGTCGGTCCGTGCCCGCGGGCGACCCGCCCCGGGGCGTCGTCCCGGACGGCGAGGTCGTCGGCCTGGTCACCGCGCTGGCCCATCCCTCGCGGGTCGCCCGCCGGTCCGGCGGCACCTGGCTGCTGGCCTCGGGGACGCGGGCCGCCCTGGCGGCCGGCAGCCCGGTGGCGAGCTCGGAGTGGGTCGCGGTCGCCGACGTCACCCGGTCCGGCGGCCGCGACGCCGCCGGCACCGGGGCCGTCATCCGCCTGGCCGCACCCCTGGGCCCGGCCTCCCTGGAGCTGGCGGCCGGCCCCCTGCTCGGGCGGGAGGTGCGGGTGAGCCTCCGGGGCGGCAGGGTGACGGCGCGGGAGGTGGAGAGCGTCGGGGCGATCGAGGTCACCTCCACCCCGGTCCGGCCCACCCCCGAGGACGGGGCCCGGGCCGTGGCGGCCGCCCTCGCACGCGACGGGGTGGGTCTGCTGACCTGGTCCGCGACCGCCACCGGCCTGCGCCGCCGCCTGGCGCTGCTGCACCGCACCCTCGGGGCTCCCTGGCCGGACGTGTCGGACGAGGCGCTGGCCGCCCGCGCCGAGGAGTGGCTCGGGCCCGAGCTGCGCCGGCTGGCCGCGGGCACCCCCGTCGACCGCCTCGAGCTGGCGGAGCCGCTGCGCAGGCTCCTGCCGTGGCCGGAGGCCGCGCGGCTCGACGAGCTGGTCCCCGAGCGGCTGCCCGTTCCCAGCGGGTCCAGGGTCGCCCTGGACTACCCGCCGCACGACGACCGTGACGCCCGGCCCGTCCTCGCGGTCAAGCTGCAGGAGTGCTTCGGGCTGGCCGAGACCCCGACCCTGGTCGACGGGCGGGTGCCGGTGCTCCTCCACCTGTTGAGCCCGGCACGCCGCCCGCTCGCCGTCACCGACGACCTCCGTTCCTTCTGGTCCGGCCCCTACGCCCAGGTGCGGGCCGAGATGCGCGGCCGCTATCCCAGGCACCCGTGGCCCGAGGACCCCTGGACGGCCCCCGCCACCGCCCGGACCTCCCGGCGCCGCTGA